A single region of the Manihot esculenta cultivar AM560-2 chromosome 12, M.esculenta_v8, whole genome shotgun sequence genome encodes:
- the LOC110628133 gene encoding protein TRACHEARY ELEMENT DIFFERENTIATION-RELATED 7A encodes MAPIDNYDYHFPYFPLPPPHNPPSPPKVTPPHPSPSPPNVPSSHKPPPSPKVSPPHNVPSSPKVSPPHNPIAPPPSFPKPGTPPYHPFHPPPSPSAKPPSHPISPPPSLTVAPPHNTPTPQVAPPHHPITPPPPLPIPGTPPNHPPLPPTPAAKPPSHPIYPPPPRHPIPPPSPPHFVPPPPPPPTPAPGHHSTVIVIVFVSLGGLFFLAFLSVALCCFIKKRKKRIVRKTEIVDFEEHMRVQEAIVPGPHGEQTKVLTIEEDVHIVEKIKKNEKISEGSHIKSSHEHSQETDLPASSFQPSQNYLEHKV; translated from the coding sequence ATGGCTCCTATTGATAACTACGACTACCACTTCCCGTATTTTCCTCTACCACCACCACACAATCCCCCATCTCCCCCAAAAGTGACGCCTCCTCATCCTTCTCCATCCCCTCCAAATGTGCCCTCATCCCACAAGCCCCCACCATCTCCAAAAGTGTCGCCACCTCACAATGTGCCCTCCTCTCCAAAAGTATCTCCACCGCATAATCCCATTGCGCCACCACCATCGTTTCCAAAGCCAGGAACTCCACCCTATCATCCATTCCATCCACCACCAAGCCCTTCAGCAAAACCACCCAGCCACCCAATCTCTCCCCCACCATCTCTGACAGTGGCACCACCACATAACACACCCACCCCTCAAGTAGCTCCACCACATCACCCCATCACTCCTCCACCACCATTACCAATTCCTGGAACACCTCCCAATCATCCACCTCTTCCACCAACTCCTGCAGCAAAACCACCCAGTCACCCAATCTATCCCCCACCACCACGGCATCCTATTCCTCCACCATCACCTCCTCATTTTgttccacctccacctccacctccaacACCAGCACCAGGACATCATTCAACTGTCATAGTTATTGTCTTTGTCTCACTTGGTGGTCTCTTCTTTCTTGCCTTTCTATCCGTTGCCCTCTGCTGCTTCattaagaagagaaagaagagaatAGTTCGGAAAACTGAAATTGTAGATTTTGAAGAGCACATGAGAGTCCAGGAAGCCATCGTACCTGGACCACATGGAGAGCAAACCAAGGTACTCACCATTGAAGAGGATGTGCACATTGTGGAGAAGATTAAGAAAAACGAAAAAATAAGTGAAGGTTCACACATCAAATCTTCACATGAGCATTCCCAGGAAACTGATCTCCCAGCATCCTCCTTTCAACCATCTCAGAATTATCTTGAGCACAAAGTCTGA
- the LOC110628132 gene encoding pentatricopeptide repeat-containing protein At5g04780, mitochondrial, whose translation MSYKTIHHLSYKLRNCVLQQAISPAKQTHAQILVNDYLANVTLQTDLLLAYSKSGLLQDARKVFDRMFDRNMHSWNIMIFSYVQNSLFSDAIGVFNKFLKRGFRPDHYTLPPLFKASLGVGDCYLGWMLHAWVIRLGFDGYVVVGSSVMDFYVKHGALVDAKRVFSDMLWKDTGAWNLMISGFGKAGRCAEALSLFRDMIAQGVNVDVMTIPSILNACVGGGDLMKAKEIHGQVVKSILFNEDVAIGNSLIDAYAKCGGLGDSEKVFQNMRNLNVVTWTTMISSYGVHGKGEKSLDLFKKMKDFGFKPNPVTLTAVLASCSRSGLIDQSRAIFCSIQSDYGFEPCIEHYACMVDLLGRYGHLEEALGLVQNMKLAATASVWGALLAGCVMHKNVKVGEIAARHLFELEPINSSNYIALSCIYESQNIWDGLTRIRSNMRELGLVKTPGCSWITIAGMIHKFYQGDHSHSSTKMMCEALDDMIRGPMLLNVFEQEH comes from the coding sequence ATGTCTTACAAAACAATTCATCACCTCTCTTATAAATTGAGAAATTGTGTTCTTCAACAGGCAATATCTCCCGCCAAACAAACGCACGCTCAAATTCTTGTAAATGATTACCTTGCGAATGTCACTCTCCAGACTGATCTCTTGTTAGCTTACTCCAAATCTGGTCTTCTCCAAGATGCTCGCAAAGTATTCGATAGAATGTTCGACCGGAACATGCATTCATGGAACATTATGATCTTCTCGTACgttcaaaactctcttttttCTGATGCTATTGGTGTTTTTAATAAGTTTCTAAAACGTGGTTTTCGACCGGACCACTATACCTTGCCTCCGCTGTTTAAGGCATCCTTAGGGGTGGGAGATTGTTATCTGGGGTGGATGCTTCATGCTTGGGTAATCAGACTTGGTTTTGACGGATATGTTGTTGTGGGTAGCTCCGTTATGGACTTTTATGTGAAGCATGGGGCATTGGTTGATGCAAAGAGAGTTTTCTCTGACATGCTGTGGAAGGATACTGGTGCTTGGAATTTGATGATTTCGGGGTTTGGGAAAGCAGGTCGCTGTGCAGAGGCATTGAGCTTGTTTAGAGATATGATTGCACAGGGGGTAAATGTTGATGTTATGACTATTCCTAGTATTTTGAATGCTTGTGTAGGGGGAGGTGATTTGATGAAAGCAAAGGAAATTCATggtcaggtagtaaaaagtatCTTATTTAATGAAGACGTAGCAATCGGGAATTCGTTGATTGATGCCTACGCAAAATGTGGGGGCTTGGGTGATTCAGAGAAGGTTTTCCAGAATATGCGTAATTTGAATGTGGTGACATGGACTACAATGATATCCAGTTATGGAGTTCACGGGAAAGGAGAGAAGTCATTggatctttttaaaaaaatgaaagatttTGGATTTAAACCTAACCCCGTCACCCTAACTGCAGTTTTGGCTAGTTGCAGTCGTTCAGGTCTAATAGATCAAAGTCGGGCAATTTTCTGCTCCATACAGTCAGATTATGGCTTTGAACCTTGCATAGAGCATTACGCCTGTATGGTGGACCTTTTGGGTCGTTATGGGCATCTTGAGGAAGCACTTGGATTGGTACAGAATATGAAGTTAGCAGCAACAGCAAGTGTTTGGGGTGCTTTGCTAGCTGGTTGTGTGATGCACAAGAATGTCAAGGTTGGGGAAATAGCAGCTCGCCATCTCTTTGAACTGGAACCAATAAACTCTAGCAATTACATAGCCTTAAGTTGTATTTATGAATCTCAGAATATTTGGGATGGTTTAACTAGAATCAGAAGCAATATGAGAGAACTAGGTTTGGTGAAGACTCCTGGTTGTAGCTGGATAACCATTGCAGGAATGATACACAAATTCTACCAAGGTGATCATTCTCATTCATCCACAAAGATGATGTGTGAAGCATTGGATGATATGATCAGGGGCCCCATGTTGCTGAATGTTTTCGAACAGGAACATTAA
- the LOC110628134 gene encoding cell wall / vacuolar inhibitor of fructosidase 2 produces the protein MGCSTIFLFFLLLSLAFPQQIFHPSHIFARGDMDLIQKTCKNTKYYDLCVSSLKSNATSSKADTKGLALIMIGIGIANATATSSYLSSQVPCSVNDTVLKKVLKECADKYSYAGDALQASVQDLAMESYDYAYMHIMAAADYPNGCHNAFRRYPAVAYPPEIVRREQGLKHICDVVLGIIDLLGW, from the coding sequence atgGGGTGCTCTACCATTTTCttgttctttcttcttctttcccttGCATTTCCTCAACAGATTTTTCACCCATCACATATTTTTGCTAGAGGGGACATGGATTTGATccaaaaaacatgcaaaaacaccaAATACTATGACCTTTGTGTTTCATCTCTCAAATCCAATGCCACAAGTTCAAAAGCAGACACTAAAGGTCTAGCACTAATCATGATTGGTATTGGAATAGCTAATGCAACAGCTACATCTTCTTACTTGTCTTCTCAAGTCCCTTGCTCTGTAAACGACACCGTCTTGAAGAAGGTACTAAAAGAGTGTGCAGATAAGTATAGCTATGCAGGTGATGCTCTTCAAGCTTCTGTTCAAGATCTAGCCATGGAGTCTTATGACTATGCTTATATGCATATCATGGCTGCCGCCGATTATCCAAATGGTTGCCATAATGCTTTTAGAAGGTACCCGGCAGTTGCTTATCCGCCGGAGATTGTACGTAGAGAGCAAGGTTTGAAGCATATTTGTGATGTAGTTTTGGGGATCATTGATCTTCTTGGTTGGTGA
- the LOC110628131 gene encoding O-fucosyltransferase 38, giving the protein MVNSRAHSRMKSSSVVRFISRRPSPSAITFYMILLFAFSLFVFVFNARDILDNEPKSRFSEESLSQSQSQSQSQSQSQPQSVQMSNEKLQDTPLNYGLRTCVNPTAKYKAAQGWDRYITVKSNGGLNQMRTGISDMVAVAHIMNATLVIPQLDKRSFWQDTSTFSDIFDELHFITSLQNDVRIIKELPKGLESIPRARKHFTSWSGIGYYEEMTQLWKEFQVIHVAKSDSRLANNDLPLDIQRLRCRALYQALRFSPPIESLGKKLVERLRSRGGGYIALHLRYEKDMLSFTGCTYGLTQAESEELRLMRENTNHWKVKKINSTEQREGGFCPLTPKEVGIFLQALGYSPSTMIYIAAGEIYGGRSQLVELTSRFPNTVFKETLATPEELKAFSNHASQTAALDYIISIESDVFIPSYSGNMARAVEGHRRFLGHRKTITPDRKELVKLFDKLESGQLKEGSSFLHIVQEMHKNRQGAPRKRKGPLPGVKGRARFRTEESFYENPYPECICRSKRGL; this is encoded by the exons ATGGTAAACAGCAGAGCGCATTCACGTATGAAAAGCTCATCAGTGGTCAGATTTATCTCAAGAAGACCGTCTCCTTCAGCCATTACTTTTTACATGATCCTTCTTTTTGCCTTTTCGCTCTTCGTGTTTGTTTTTAACGCAAGAGACATATTGGACAATGAACCGAAATCTCGCTTCTCTGAAGAATCTCTATCTCAGTCTCAGTCTCAGTCTCAGTCTCAATCTCAATCTCAACCTCAATCTGTGCAG ATGTCAAATGAAAAGCTGCAGGATACTCCTCTCAACTATGGCTTACGCACTTGTGTCAACCCCACTGCCAAATATAAAG CTGCCCAAGGATGGGACCGATATATAACTGTGAAAAGCAATGGAGGATTAAATCAAATGCGCACTGGT ATTTCAGACATGGTGGCTGTTGCACACATCATGAATGCAACATTAGTCATTCCCCAATTAGATAAACGTTCATTTTGGCAAGATACAAG TACATTTTCAGATATATTTGATGAGCTTCATTTTATCACAAGCTTACAAAATGATGTAAGAATTATCAAGGAGCTTCCCAAAGGATTGGAATCTATTCCTCGGGCAAGGAAACACTTTACCTCCTGGTCTGGCATTGGTTACTATGAAGAGATGACACAGTTATGGAAGGAATTTCAG GTAATTCATGTTGCAAAGTCAGATTCTCGTCTTGCAAACAATGATTTGCCACTTGATATCCAGAGGTTAAGATGCCGAGCTCTGTATCAGGCTCTTCGCTTCTCTCCCCCAATTGAAAGCCTAGGAAAG AAGCTGGTGGAGCGGCTGAGATCACGTGGGGGAGGATACATTGCACTTCACTTAAGATATGAGAAGgatatgctttcttttactggCTGCACTTATGGGCTGACTCAGGCAGAATCTGAAGAGCTGCGACTAATGAG gGAGAATACAAATCATTGGAAGGTTAAAAAGATAAATTCAACGGAGCAGAGAGAGGGAGGATTTTGTCCCCTAACTCCAAAGGAGGTGGGGATATTTCTTCAAGCTCTTGGTTATTCTCCATCAACAATGATTTACATTGCAGCTGGCGAAATTTATGGTGGTAGATCTCAGCTTGTAGAGCTCACATCTAGGTTCCCAAATACTGTTTTCAAG GAAACATTGGCTACACCGGAGGAGTTAAAAGCATTTTCTAATCATGCTTCTCAGACAGCAGCACTTGATTACATTATTTCTATAGAGAGTGATGTCTTTATTCCATCATATTCAGGAAATATGGCCAGAGCTGTTGAGGGCCACCGGAGATTCTTAGGGCATCGCAAGACAATCACCCCAGACAG AAAAGAACTAGTCAAGCTATTTGATAAGCTAGAAAGTGGACAGCTTAAGGAAGGGTCTTCATTTTTACATATCGTGCAGGAGATGCACAAGAACAG GCAAGGAGCTCCAAGGAAAAGAAAAGGTCCATTGCCAGGAGTAAAAGGCCGAGCACGTTTCCGAACTGAAGAATCTTTTTATGAAAATCCATATCCTGAGTGTATCTGCAGATCAAAAAGAGGCTTGTGA
- the LOC110628178 gene encoding chitinase 2, giving the protein MTRFINFLLFLVFHASLLSQRFTADGKVMMEYIGATGIRVTFDSVPVEDKIDFHFILSFAIDANSSGNAQNGIFSPYWSHTLTPQSVLAMKKNHSNAKALASLSGWSLRDKILSWYNPQDPNIWISNAFTSLKSLAHEFHLDGIDIDYERFPKNSNATFAYCIGELISLLKNQSVISVATIAPFHATVLPYIELFNGYGDVIDYVNYQFYTDKVRTPEAYLRAFKLRTMQFNKDKLLPSYEVNGRGIQGDAFFDALALLENNGFDVNGVMIFSADASSSNDYYYERKSQAFLLNSTKV; this is encoded by the exons ATGACAAGATTCATCAACTTTCTTCTCTTTCTCGTCTTCCATGCTTCCCTCCTTTCTCAACGCTTCACAGCTG ATGGGAAGGTGATGATGGAGTACATTGGAGCCACAGGAATTCGAGTAACATTTGATTCAGTTCCAGTTGAAGACAAAATAGACTTTCATTTCATACTTAGTTTTGCAATTGATGCAAACTCGTCAGGCAATGCTCAAAATGGTATATTTTCACCATATTGGTCACATACATTGACTCCACAATCTGTTTTAGCCATGAAGAAGAACCATTCAAATGCAAAAGCCTTAGCCAGTCTTTCTGGTTGGAGTTTAAGGGACAAAATCCTAAGCTGGTACAACCCACAAGACCCGAACATTTGGATATCAAATGCCTTCACTTCCCTCAAATCCCTAGCCCATGAGTTTCATCTTGATGGTATAGATATTGACTATGAGAGATTTCCAAAGAATAGTAATGCTACTTTTGCTTATTGCATTGGGGAGCTGATTTCTCTTTTAAAGAATCAGAGTGTAATTTCTGTAGCCACAATTGCACCATTTCATGCCACCGTTTTACCTTATATTGAGCTTTTTAATGGCTATGGAGATGTTATTGATTATGTTAATTACCAATTCTATACTGATAAGGTTAGGACCCCAGAAGCTTATTTGAGAGCATTTAAGCTTAGAACCATGCAATTCAACAAGGATAAGTTGTTGCCTAGCTATGAAGTCAATGGAAGAGGGATTCAAGGGGATGCTTTTTTTGATGCTTTAGCTTTGTTGGAGAATAATGGATTTGATGTTAATGGAGTCATGATCTTCTCTGCTGATGCTTCTTCCTCCAATGACTACTATTATGAGAGGAAATCTCAAGCTTTCTTGCTCAACTCTACAAAAGTATAA